In the Epinephelus lanceolatus isolate andai-2023 chromosome 6, ASM4190304v1, whole genome shotgun sequence genome, one interval contains:
- the LOC117253621 gene encoding alpha-2-HS-glycoprotein, whose translation MDKSICTLLLLLSLLFIHTQCVYGEGFALSPIQLAPIPCNDKTVEKLSRLAVTYINEDRTDGYKFALNRIANVHLHAQGPAGNVYYLDLDVLETKCHVGSPKPWKRCDVRPFMETQISGNCNTTILHTPDGYSYLYSYDCFLVPDTPEKLQLTCPTCPLLLPDDSPQALTAAQVTLAHYKRQSTLSAGLGVKRITRAAAQSVPVKASFVEYTVQECPEGLTERGTCQRLTVKSDTETAGFCVGSVHGDLNVHPDVQVSCEMFKAQNVDILRPVQPQGHDLPLDPMIPTFPPLIDDPGNDPLPVPSDPTLPPVVQPEPFDPTPILPAPFDPVPFDPPVVVNPLNPLTSSSSESAEDLVNQQQGPPGAGSFASSSEEIGGPIALRPPFDFHYQKPERKKRQALMETSPSHDPIFLSDFPSGSSPFRSCPGPSRYTTV comes from the exons ATGGACAAATCCATCTGCACATTATTACTGCTATTATCCCTGCTGTTCATTCACACTCAGTGTGTGTACGGCGAGGGTTTTGCACTGTCACCCATCCAACTTGCTCCCATCCCCTGTAATGACAAAACAGTGGAGAAGCTGTCTCGTCTGGCTGTCACTTACATCAATGAGGATCGCACCGACGGCTACAAGTTTGCCCTCAACCGCATTGCAAATGTCCACCTGCATGCTCAG GGCCCAGCAGGCAATGTGTATTACCTGGACCTGGATGTCCTGGAGACCAAGTGTCATGTAGGTAGCCCAAAACCATGGAAACGCTGTGACGTCAGACCATTCATGGAAAca CAAATCTCTGGCAACTGTAACACCACCATTCTTCACACACCAGACGGATACTCCTACCTGTACAGCTACGACTGCTTTCTTGTCCCAG ATACTCCAGAGAAGCTCCAGCTGACCTGTCCAACTTGCCCCCTCCTGCTCCCTGATGACAGCCCACAAGCATTGACTGCTGCTCAGGTCACTCTGGCTCACTATAAGAGACAGTCCACACTGAGTGCAGGGCTTGGGGTGAAGAGGATCACCAGAGCTGCAGCACAG TCTGTGCCAGTGAAAGCCAGCTTCGTGGAGTACACAGTCCAAGAGTGTCCGGAGGGACTGACAGAGAGAGGCACCTGCCAGCGACTGACAGTCAAGTCTGACACAGAG ACTGCAGGTTTCTGTGTGGGATCTGTGCACGGAGACTTGAATGTCCATCCTGATGTCCAGGTGTCCTGTGAGATGTTCAAAGCACAG AATGTGGACATCCTCAGACCAGTGCAGCCTCAGGGTCACGACCTCCCACTAGACCCTATGATCCCAACGTTCCCGCCTCTGATCGATGACCCAGGAAATGATCCGCTGCCTGTTCCCTCTGACCCCACACTGCCCCCTGTTGTTCAACCAGAGCCATTTGACCCCACGCCAATTCTCCCTGCACCCTTTGACCCTGTGCCCTTTGATCCCCCTGTTGTGGTCAACCCCTTGAACCCCCTCACGTCATCGTCCAGTGAGTCAGCTGAGGATCTAGTAAACCAGCAGCAAGGACCACCAGGTGCTGGATCTTTTGCTTCATCTTCTGAAGAGATAGGAGGCCCTATAGCACTGCGGCCACCCTTTGACTTCCACTACCAGAAGCCTGAACGCAAGAAACGGCAGGCCCTGATGGAGACCTCACCCTCTCACGACCCCATCTTTCTGTCTGATTTCCCCAGCGGATCCTCTCCTTTCCGCTCCTGTCCTGGTCCTTCTCGTTACACCACAGTTTAA